The genomic region TGCATCCTGCATGGCCTTAAGTGCACCTACGGCTTGAATATCCGAGGCACAAAAACAGGCATCGGGAGCCGGATCCATATTCAGCATTTTCATCATGGCCTCATAACCGGCCCGTTCTGTAAAGCCATCTCTGTTCATGGTATCACCTTTGACAACCAAATTATCATCAAAGGGAATTCCAAGTTCCTCATGGGCCTTTTTATAGCCACGCAACCGATCTTTGATAGGCTTAGATGATTCGAGTGCCGATAACATGGCTATTCTGTTGTGTCCACACTCATTCAGTGCCTTAACTGCTCTGTATGCTCCCTGAGCATTATCCACACTCACAGAATCAAACCCTTCAAAATATTCGTCAACTAAGGTAATTGGGACATTATATTTTTGAAAACTCTTCCAGTCCTTGTCTTGTAAATGAATAGATACAAAAAGATACCCTTCCGCCCACCGTCGTTTCAATACATGTTCAACCTGTTTTTTAAGGTCTTTATTCGGCGAGATATTAAAAATGCTGAGTTCATAATTCAGCTCGCTTAACTTGTCCTGCACCCCTCCTAATATTTCCATGAAAAAATAGTTGGATATAACAGGGACTACGATCATTACGGTATTACTTTTCCGGCTTGCTAAGCCTTGTGCAAAAGCCTGAGGATGATATCCCATTTCATCGGCTACGGACAGTACTTTATTACGCGCCTTATCTGAAACATTACTGCTGTTGTTAAACACACGGGATACCGTAGCTATACTGACGCCGGCCTTTCTTGCGATATCATAGATTGTTGCTGCCAAATCAAATTTCTTTAAGTATTACCAAATCAGTTTTTAGAGTAGCTTTGGTTAAAGTAATGGACACAGTTTATGCGATAGCACGTAAAATACCACCCTTCATTAAGTCATTAAGGTCACTTTGGGTAATATAAACCAACCTGAGATCCATCTTCGATGAGTGGATCCCAGGCAGTTTATTTAATCCTTTAGTTCTGGATCAGTTCGTAAGTATAAGGTGCCTCACCCAGGTTCAGTATCACGGTATAGTTACCTGACGCAGGAACTGCAATGTTTCCTCCTCCCTGATCAAGGAAACCATCACCCTCATTGTCACCGTAATCGAGATCCCAGGCATCATTTGCCCGGAATTTCATTTCTCCGGCTGAAAGGCTCATATCTACAGACCATGTTTTTTCAACAGGGTCGTAGGTCATGTCGGTATCTGCACCCCATCCACCGGGTGTTGCATCTCCAATCACGCCCCAGGTTGTATTTAGCATCGTATACGTCAGAGTATTTAAATTTACATTTATCTTATAATACCCTGCGGTAACCTGAATGTTTGCCGCATTTTGCTCCAGGGTGCCATCTGCGCCGTCATCACCGTAATTGACATCCCAAGACCGTTCTTCTGTGAATTTTAATTCATTGGCATTAGCGACATTAACATATCCTTCATATTGTCCATTATCCTCTAGTGAAGTTAACGGAGGGGCGTCTTCAGGAGTCCAGTCATTTCCATATCCACTGGCTGATTGATAGCCTCCGGGAACATATATTTCCGGATAGTTTATTTCTATATAAAAAGGTGAAACCGTTAAGGAAACAGCTTCAGAATAAAGTACATCTACATCATCGTTGATCTCAGTTTTAATCCTTATCTCAACATCAGATGCTACATTTGCAGGATAACCTGCGGTCAGCATTTTACTGTTTAAATCACCCACAGTCATAGTTAATGAATTTGAACTGGTTTGAGCTAAGGTAAAAGGATCAGCAAATTCAGTTCCTGCTTCCGCTATTTCAACTACATAATTTGCAGCTGCTCTGAAACCAACACCCGGTTTACTCCATTCCAATTCCAGTACAACTTCATCTGAAGTTTCCTCCGTCAGTACGAAAGAATCACCGGAAGGTGCATTTGTAAATGAAGGCGGTTCAATGTTAGTACTTAGCGTAGGGCCAACATTGTCTTCGCAAGAAGCAAACATGGCCAGCCCGGCTATCGTGAATACTAATAATATTAATTTCTTCATGGTTCTATCCTAAAATTTATTGGTTATTAATAACCTGGGTTTTGGACCAGATTTGGATTAGCGTTTACATCTGATGCAGGAATTGGATAGATGTTAAAGTGATCACTTACGGAAGTACCTTCCTGAGTGCCTCCTTTCCATGCCCACACATAATCAGCTGATGTAAACAGGCCGAAACGTATCAAGTCGGTTCTACGATGTCCTTCCCAATACAGTTCCCTGGCTCGTTCGTCCAGCACAAATTCAGGCGTCAGGTCACCGGCCGCAATATTAGCAGAAACATTGCCGCCATACGCTCTTTCTCTTAAGTCGTTAACGAGTCCTACCGCTTTGGCAATATTGCCGCCTGCAGCTCCTCTTGCCGTAGCTTCCGCATACATCAGGTAAGCATCTGCCAAACGGAACATTGGGAAATCAATATCAACCCATGTCAGGTTTTTCCCGGTATCACCGTTAGAAGTAATGTTTTTCCACTTGGTGATGGTGTATCCGTTTGAAAAATCACCGGGGTCTGCCACTTCTTTGGTTTGTCCGTCAGTAAAGAAGGTTTCCCTTGCATCAAATGATTCAGGGTTTAATTCCATTGTAAGTGTAAGGTTGTTGACATCAACTTCGAAATAGTAAATGCCTCCCTCTGCTACGGAGAAGTTACCTCCTCCTCCTGCAACCATATTTCCATTATCATTACTATATTCCTGGCTGCCCCAGTCTCCCTCGGTGAATTTAAATTCAGCACCTTCAGCGAAGTACACATAACCGGTATACACGCCGTCATTATTATCTGAAACCAGCGTTCCTGCTTCCAGTGGAGTCCAGTCTCCACCATATCCACTCGCACCCTGATACCCACCGGGAACGTAAAGCACATCATCGCCATCTAGATTAGAAGTTTGATATCCAGAATAATAAATATCAACAAATTGAGGAGTCACCCTGTAACCGCCCCATCCACCGTCTAAACCAAAGTCGGCGGCATTCATATTACCGCCAACGGCAGCATGGGCAATAAAGGTTGTGCCACCCCAGCTGGAAGTATTCACTCCGTCAAAGGTAATCGGGAAAATAATGCCATCTGCAGTGTGATTGTCAGCGAGGAATAATTCACCATAACTGCCATGCAATACATAACCGCCTTCGTCAATCACTTTTTCGGTGTATGTAATGACATCATCATAGCGGTCCTGACCCACATAGACTTCAGCATTCAGGTACAGCTTGGATAGCAGCATCCAAACAGCGCCACGGTCGGCTCTGCCGTACTCATTTTGTTTTGCACCAATTATTTGACTTTCAATATCAAGTAATTCGCTTTCGATGAAAGCAAACAGGTCGGCGGTATTAGTTCTTTGAGGGGGTTCAGCACCTACATTATCCTCTTCAGTTACAAAGGGGACATTACCGCCAAATAAATCCAGTGCATGCCAGTAACTCAATGCCCGGAGGAACCGAGCTTCTGCGGCATATTCCTGAATTACGGCTTCGTCTCTTCCTTCCGCATTGCGAAGAAATTCATTAGCCATGGTAATGGTGTAATAAATACGGCTGTACATTCCCATCACGAAATCATTGGAAGCAGTCCATGACATGGTATTAAAGTCAGGCAATCCTTCATCGCCCCAGCCTATGATTGCTTCATCCGTTGGGTTTTCCTGGTGGGTAAAATACTGACGAACATAGCTTGAAAAACCTTCATCAATGCCTTGTATATCAGCGTTACCTGCAGGGCCTTGCTGGCCGGTTGTTGAAAATCCGGCATAGAGTTTTGCCAGAACTTGTTTGTAATCATCCGGGGTATTGTATACCGACTCGGATGTAACAACATCATCATCAAGAGGTGTAGTGCTCAAATCGTCTATACACGAAGTGGCAGTAAAACCCAAGAATACGGTAAGTACTATTAAAAATGTTTTATATGTTTGATTAAACATGATCTTGGTTATTAAAATGTTTCAATTAGAAATTCAGATTTAATCCCAGAACAAATGTTCTTGGACGAGGATAGATGTTATTGTCTATGCCTCCGAACACTTCCGGATCAAGTCCGCTGTAATTTGTTATCACAAACACGTTTTGCACAGTTGCAGAAACTCTGAGACTGTTTATAACGTCAAAAACGCTGTTAAATGTGTATCCGAGATTGATGTTATCCAGTCTTAAGAAAGATGCATTTTCTACAAAGTGGTCAGAGAAAAACTGAGCATTAGTAAAGTTTGTCTCAAGCACTGATGCCGGTGCATTTCGTAAGTAGCCTTCGTAAAGCATTTCACTGTAAAATGCATTACTGGATTTCACGTTGTTATAAACATGATTTCCTACACTTGCGTGCCCTGCAAAAGAAGCATCCCAGTTTTTATATTCCACTCTGGACGAGAATCCAAATTCATAATCCGCACTTGGGCTCTCATATCGATACTTATCGGCTTCGTTAATCACTCCGTCACCATTGCGGTCAACATATAATCCTTCAATCGGTGTTCCATCGGCATTGTAAACTTGTTCAAATACATAGAATGAACTTCTTGGAAATCCGACACTGTGCAATTGGATGGTATTACCAACACCTCCGGAAATACCGCCGGTTTCTACCCCAATATAGCTTGGGTCATCAACCGTGGTGAGCTTGGTGATTTCATCGGTATTTTTAGATACGTTAACACCAAGTTCCCAGTAGGTATCTTGGGTATTTACCAGCCGTCCGGTAATTTCAAATTCTACCCCTTTCACTTCAAGGGTACCTACATTTGAAAGTATGCGGTTTGTAAAGTTAGAACCTGCAGCTACAGGCACCACATTAAGCAGGTCGTTTGTTTCACGATAATAACCTTCAACTTTACCGAAGATACGATCATTAAACAGGCTATAGTCTAACCCAACATTATAAGTTGTGGTTTCTTCCCATTTAAGATCGGGATTATACCCTTCCGGCCGCAGTGTTGTTATAAACTGGTTACCGAATTGGTATTGAGCAGTAGGCTCACTGTATGTATAAACGGGCAGGTATGGATAATCACCTTGTCCGATATTTTGCTGACCTGTAACACCGTAACCGAGACGCAACTTAAGTTCCGTTATGGCATCCGCATTGTCTAGGAAAGCTTCTTCATGAATTTTCCAGGCCACAGCGGCTGAAGGAAATAAGCCCCACCGGTTGTCTTCCGAGAATCTTGAAGTACCGTCTTGTCTAAGCGTTGCGGTCAACAGGTATTTATCTTTGAATTCATAATTCAAACGTCCGAAGAAAGAAACGATATAATTTTCGGTAGCGTAATCTGTATCTGCACGAACATCCAGATTTGCTTCATCCGCACGGTCAAAATTAGTCACGTAATTGAAACCATCCGCGTAGTGATGCTCCCAGGAATAACCTGCAATTACGTCAAAACTACTTTGCCAGTCAGCTACTTCTTTTTGGTAGTTCAGGTAAAAATCTAAAAGTTCATTTTCCTTTTTCTGGTCGTAATCCACGCGCACTCCGGAAGTTTCAGGGTCTCCGGTGAATTCAAACGCTGCGTTTTCAGGAACGGCTATATCCCCTTCGGCAACATCGGAATAATCCACTCCTACATTTAAAATTGCATTTAAACCAGACACAAAAGGAAGTGCATAATCAATTTCAAGATTACCGATGGTACGGTAAACAGTAGATTCATCAGTTCTTTGCTCCAGAAGAGCTACCGGGTTAGCCGGTGCAAGCGGGTTAGGCCTTCCTTGATTATCTACCCATGTAAAGTAACCGCCGTAATTATCTCCTTCCACAGGCTGGGTAGGATCAAAAATAACAGCAGAACCAATGGCTCCCTGGTTACCAAACTGATTTTGAACCTGCATTCCTTTCAGATTCAAATTCACTTTTAACTGATCATCAAAAAAGGTTGGGTTCAAAGAAACAGACCCGGTCAACCGGTCATTTCTGTCGGTTCTCAGAATACCTTCGTTTCCGGAAAATCCTAAAGAAACCCGGTAAGGGATATTCTGGTAAGCCCCGGTGATGTTAATATTATGATCCTGGCCAAAAGCATTTCTGTAAATTTCGTCTTGCCAGTTTGTATTGCTATCTCCTAAACGGTCAGTGCCATTGGTACCAAATTGCTCTTCAATCACTTCACGAAATTGATCCGCACTAAGCATTTCTACTCTTTTTTGGTTGGCCTGATACGAAAGCCTTGTGCTGTAATTTACGTCAAGTCCCTGGCCTACGCGTCCCTTTTTCGTATTAATGATAATCACACCATTAGAAGCCCGGGAACCATAAATAGCTGTTGCTGAGGCATCCTTAAGGATATTTATAGACTCAATATCATTAGGATTAATGGTATTAAGGGGATTTCTCATCCCTGCAACTCCACCCCCATCTAAAGGCACTCCATCTACTACAAAAAGCGGATCATTACTTGCAGAAAGTGAAGATCCTCCCCGAATTCGAATGGTAGCACCGCTACCCGGAGCACCGTCACTGGAAGTTACACTTACACCTGCTGCTTTACCTTGAAATAATTCTTGAGGTGAGGTGATGTTTCCCTGGTTAAAATCGCTGGCACTGATGGAATTCACTGAACCGGTATTATCACCCTGTTGTTGGGTACCATAACCGATAACAACTACCTCTTCTCCCGAAATGGTTTGAGGCCGCAATTCAACGTTAATTTCTGTTCTTCCATCAATTGGCACTAATATTTTTTGGAATCCAAGGAATGAAAACGATAATGTGTCTTGCAAACTCGGTACCTGAAATTCGTAATACCCGTCAGAATCAGTAGATGTACCGGTAGTGGTACCAACTACTAAAATATTTACCCCCGGCAAAGATTCACCGGTTTCGCCATCTGTTACGATTCCGGATACAGTCATCCTGTCCTGTGCAATGGCTTCCGTTTGTCCCATTCCCGAAAATAGAAGCGCTATCATTAAAGGAAAAGCCATCAGAAACTTAGAGACGTGCTGATTAATCCTTTTGAAGCAGATTCCTAAAATCGGTATCGCTGTTTTTTTCATATTAGTTCTCCAATGTTGGTTTTAATTGGCTGAATTTGAAGTTCTTTACAATCTCTCATTAATGTATGTAAGCGCTTACATTATTTCAACAACTATTTTATACAACGGTTCAAACCCCACTAAAAGCTTTAGATAAAGGTTTTTGAAGTAATTTTTGCTTAAATAATTGTTTTTATGAGATTAAACTCACACCTGTAGAAAGGCATAATCATAAGTAAATAAGGATGCAGAGACTGAATTTATATATTTTTAGCCGTTTAACGGCTTTAAATTAAACAAATAATGTAAGGGCTTACATTTCCACGGTCTTTCCTGCATTCTTCTTGTTCCCGTATCGCTCTTGGATATAGTTGTCTAAGATTTGACGAAATTCTTCCCCAATGTGATCTCCCCTGAGCGTGGTTGAGTGCTCCCCGTCGATATATACCGGGGCTTTGGGCTCTTCAAAAGTTCCGGGCAGTGAAATCCCTATATTCGCTGCTCTTGATTCACCGGGTCCATTTACCACACACCCCATTACAGCCACATCCATTTCTTCCACACCGGGGTAGGCTTTTCTCCAGACGGGCATGGATTCTACGATGTAATCCTGGATTTCTTCTGCTAGTTCCTGGAAGTAAGTACTTTTAGTTCTTCCACAACCGGGACAGGAAGTTACCTGAGGAATGAAACTCCTGATTTTAAGGGATTGCAATATCTGCTGAGCAACTTGTACCTCAAGGGCACGGTCGGCACCCGGCTGGGGCGTGAGTGAAACCCTTATGGTATCTCCTATCCCCTGTTGTAAAATTACTGACAGGGCTGATGCACTCGCTACCATTCCTTTCATTCCCATACCTGCTTCAGTCAATCCCACATGCAAGGGATAATCTACGGCTTCGGCAATGCGCTCATACACAGTTACCACATCCTGCACACCCGACATCTTACAACTGATAATAATCTTATTTGAAGCCAGCCCTACATCTTCCGCCAGTTTTGAAGATCGTTTTGCACTCTCTACCATCGTATCAAGCATCACTTCTTTGGCGGATTTTGGTTTTGGAAGTTCATTATTGGCATCCATTCTATCAGCAAGTAACTGCTGATCCAGGGACCCCCAATTTACCCCAATGCGTACCGGTTTGTCGTATTTAATGGCTTGTTCTACAATCGTGGCAAAATTCTCATCCCGGGTTTTGGTTCCGGTGTTTCCGGGATTGATGCGAAACTTGGCAAGCGCCTTTGCCATTTCCGGGTATTTGGTTAACAGTTTGTGCCCGTTATAATGGAAATCTCCAATTACAGGAACCGGCACTCCCCGTTTCAATAATTTCTCTTTGATATAGGGTACTGCCTTAGCGGCTGCGTCATTATTTACGGTAATTCGCACTAACTCTGATCCTGCCCGAAATAAATGTTCAATTTGATCAGTGGTTTCATCAATATCAGCAGTATCAGTATTGGTCATAGATTGTACTACAATAGGGGCGCCTCCCCCAACGGGAACATTCCCCACCATTACCTGAATTGATTTACGTCGCTCTATTTTTGCCATGGTATTATAAAATGTTGTTGAAATTCCTGAAGATCAGTTCTTCTTGCTGAGTTCAAATAATTTTCGTTTCTCTTCTTTGGAAAGTGAATCGTAGCCTTTCTTGGAAATCTTCTCTAAAATGTCATCGAGTTCAGTTTGGTCCACTTCCTCAACAATGTCTGCATCTTGCACGATGCTCATATTCTTATTGCGTTTTCGTTTTCCGCCAGCCGGTTTTACCCGTCCGAAAAGGTATTCTACATACCGGATAACCAAACTTAAATCCTTTCCGTTTTGATGAGCCTTCACCAATAAATATCCACCTAAAGCACCGCCCAAGTGAACAAGTCTTGCCACTCCGTCACCGGCTCCAACAAATAAAATATCAATAGCTATCCATCCGGCTACAAAAAATCGTGCCTCAATGGGCGGAAACAAAAATAACATAATCGGTGCCTTTGGAAAAAGCATAGCAAAGGCCACCAACATTCCCGTAACCGCACCTGATGCCCCTATTACCAAAGCATCTCCAAATACTAATGCAAAACCGGCATCCAGTAAAGCTCCTAAAATTCCCGCACCAAAATATATCACGGTAAATGTTCGCGGTCCTAAGGTTTCTTCAACGGCACGTCCCATCCACCAAAGCCATAGCATATTAAATAAGAAATGCAGGAACCCGCCATGCAAAAACATGTAGGTGATAAATCGCCACGGCTGTGTTAGAAAAGTCGGAAAGGAAGGATCAAACCCTAAATTACCGATCGCCCATTCATTCAAGCCCTGACCGCCCAGCATCTGGATCACAAAAACCACAAGGTTTGCAAGGATAATGGTTCGGATGGCAATAGGCATTCTCATGAAGCCGCGTTTAATGGCTCCTCCAAATGAATCGTACGGCATATTACCTCTCATATTTCCACCTCCCTGAAAAAACGAATTATTCATCAGATATAGTCTTTAGGCTTTTTGAGTCCCCAGTATTTAATGAGTATAAATCCAACCACCAATCCGCCTAAGTGAGCAAAATGGGCAATCCCGCTATTGGGCATAGCCAGTCCGTTGAACAACTCAAACAACCCATAAACAGCAACAAAGTATTTCGCTTTAATGGGGATGGGCGGTATTAATAGCATGATGTATCGATCAGGGAACATCATTCCAAAAGCTAACAGAATCCCAAATACTGCGCCGGAAGCACCCAGTGTGTACGTAAAATATCCGCCTATAAACATGTGAATGACGGCTGCGCCAATTCCGGTAAGCAGATAGTAGATTAAAAATCGTTTTGATCCCCATAAATTTTCAATGGCCTGCCCGAATATCCAAAGAGCAAAAAGATTGAAAAAGATGTGCCCCAAATCAGCATGCAAAAACATGTAAGTCACCAATTGCCAGGGTATAAATCCTTCACCCAAAGGATTCAAAACCAGGTAAGGGGCGAGAGCGGCTCCAATGGGTGTCCATCCGGCTCCAAATACTTGTTTAGTGAGTAAAAAAGCCAACCCGTTAATGATTAACAGGTTCTTAATAACGGGGGGAAATAAAGTAAAACTCGTGTTCGGTGAAAAATTATCCAAAAATATCTGTTTTAATGATGATTCTTTTTGATGCGTGAATATACGTTGATTCCACTCAAAGTTACGCCCGGAATTCCTTGCCCGGGATAAGTTGCATCTCCACAAAGATACAAACCTTTGAACGGACTTTCGTGAGAAGTCCACTTGAGCAAGCTTCGTGCCATACTCTGTGGAATTCCACCCACTCTGCCTTTTTTGCGGTACACCCAGTTTTCCCATGTAACCGGCGTTGCGGCGTGAATAACTTTGATCTGTGCGTCTGAAAATCCCGGGAGTTTGTCCCGAAGTACATGAACGATGAAATCTTCCACCTGTTGCTTAGCTGCATCATATTTTCCATTCATTGAATGCCAAAATACAGGGGAAGCATGGGTAGAAATATTTAGCGTGCGCGTTCCCTCCTTTGCCCGAAGCTTATCATTCGGTCTGGACATTGACACAAATATGGAATCCGAATCCGTGAATGGAACGGTATCTCCCTTTTCAAGATGGATCTGATTATGCAATGGAAGTTCCGTTGGATAGGTATCGTCAGTAGCAATTCCGAGCGTTATAGCTCCCCATGCTTCATCAAAATCCTTAGCTTCTTCTTTAAAATACCCGCTCATGGCTCCCGCTGTAATATCTTTCATATTCCACACCGGTACGTTCGAGATCACAATCGGAGCTTGATAAGCGAATTTTTCTTTGCGTGTTGTTGGGTATGAACCATGAACTGATCCCCTTCTCTTGAAATCATCTCTACCCCTTCTTTGGTATGAAGGGCACCGCCTTTATCCTGAATAAAATTCTGGATGGTATTAATCATCTCCAGCAGTCCGCCCGGCACATAGAAGTTGGAGTAGTTGGTGTAGGTCAAACCGGCAGCTCCAAACAAGAACGGTGTTTCTTCTGATTTAGCTTGAGCTGTAATCATCAGTTGCTCATCCACAAATCGCCAGAATTTTGGCGTATCAACTCCAAACTTTTTCATCACATCGGCTGCCGACTGAAATGCATACTTCAGCACCCAAACATCCAGCGGATTATTATTAAGGGCAAGGTGTACCCATTCGGAAAGTTTTCGTGGGGGAAAGAATGGATTTTTCAGCGATAATTTCCATACCAAATCAGATACCCTGAAAGCTTCTTTCCAAAAAGCCCGTTGAGCATCTCCATCACCAAAAACCCGGGTACATTCCTGCATCCATACCTTACGATCTTTGTATCGAATGATCTGCTCTCCATCTATCCAAACCGACATACTTGGAGTAATCTCCTCCCTGGGAATCTGGATTCCGGTTTCCTTCTCCAGCTTCCACAACGGCTGATTTTCATCAAAACCAATGAGCGTGGTCGCTCCCGACTCAAACACATATCCTTTTCTAAAATAAGACGAAGAACATCCTCCCGGAGCGTGGGCTTTTTCGAGGATGAGGACTTTAAAGCCGTCCTTGGCGAGCATGGCGGCGGCACTCATACCACCCATGCCTGAACCAATAATTATAGCGTCATAATCTTGATTTATTTTCATGTGGGTTTAACATGAAATGGAGGCTTAAATGTTCCCAAGAAATGGAACGCTGATGATACGGATTGAACGGATGCTCACAGATTTTATTAGGGTACCAAAACCTCGTTCCGGTGCTCAGCTCCGAGATGCCTCATCTTTATGCTCGTTCCCAGACTCCGGCTTCTAATTATTGAAGCATGATTAGCAGGATTAAGATAACCTGTATTTTTTCATTTCTCCACAGAACAAGGTTTCAACCCGGGATTGGTTGATGAAAATAAAAAAAGCCACATCACTGTGGCTTTAAGTTACGGTAAAATCAAAATCACCTTATTCTGAAATGGTGAATGTTTTTAGCATGCCTTTATCAGCCGGATCCGGGACTTCAGCAATCCAGGCGTAATCACCCGGCTCAAGGTCCAAATGCATATATCCGCTTTGCCCCTCGGTCATTGCCATTACACCTCCAACAAATTTAGCACCGGTTGGTGCATTCTTGGTCAAACCGAAAGGAGTGGTCCAATTCATCCACTCTCCAAGAGATTGAAGTAAGGAATCGTCTTCTGCATCCTCCAGTTTTACAAGCTGCACATTATGCCCAAGCAGATGGCTATAGGTTGTCTGATCGGCGTAATGAACTTCAACAACTTGCTCTCCGGCTTCAAAAGGTCCGGTGAATACTATTCCATTCTCAGATGAGATGGTTACGGTTTTATGTGCCCGGGGTTCTTCAGCTTCGGCTTTCTCGCTGGTTACCGTTAACTGCTCTAACATTCCGATATATGAATGAAATACCTGTTCTTCATCCTTTACATAGCATTCTACAATATATTCGCCCGGATCGAGATAAACAGTTGTTACAGAGCTACTTCCTGCTGCCGTAAAACCAGGGCCTCCCATTGGCGGGGCTCCAGGATCAAAGAACCATGGTCCTTTTTCTGA from Gracilimonas sp. harbors:
- a CDS encoding rhomboid family intramembrane serine protease; its protein translation is MDNFSPNTSFTLFPPVIKNLLIINGLAFLLTKQVFGAGWTPIGAALAPYLVLNPLGEGFIPWQLVTYMFLHADLGHIFFNLFALWIFGQAIENLWGSKRFLIYYLLTGIGAAVIHMFIGGYFTYTLGASGAVFGILLAFGMMFPDRYIMLLIPPIPIKAKYFVAVYGLFELFNGLAMPNSGIAHFAHLGGLVVGFILIKYWGLKKPKDYI
- a CDS encoding FAD-dependent oxidoreductase, which produces MKINQDYDAIIIGSGMGGMSAAAMLAKDGFKVLILEKAHAPGGCSSSYFRKGYVFESGATTLIGFDENQPLWKLEKETGIQIPREEITPSMSVWIDGEQIIRYKDRKVWMQECTRVFGDGDAQRAFWKEAFRVSDLVWKLSLKNPFFPPRKLSEWVHLALNNNPLDVWVLKYAFQSAADVMKKFGVDTPKFWRFVDEQLMITAQAKSEETPFLFGAAGLTYTNYSNFYVPGGLLEMINTIQNFIQDKGGALHTKEGVEMISREGDQFMVHTQQHAKKNSLIKLRL